ATCCAGATGGAACAGTTAAAGCACAAATAGTTGATCATGGATTAGATAGTATTGTAAGATCGTTGGTGCAATTAAAAGATGGTACTATTTTAGCTAGTAGTTATAATTCAATTTATCAGTTAAATCCAGATGGGACAGTTAAAGCACAAATAGTTGATCATTGATTTGATAGTACTGTAAGATCGTTGGTGCAATTATCAAATGGTACAATTTTGATGGCTAATTCAACTGGAAATATATATCAGTTGAATGATGAATAAAATTAGATAGTTAATTATTTTTGACTATCTTTTTTATTTTCAATAATTAATTTATGTATTTAATCCTATTTAATAAATAGGATTTTTATTTTATGTTAAGATCAAAAATAACTATTCACAAAATATTTTTAAACAAATTAAAATGTTTGAAGATTTGGACAAGGAACTTAAAAATAGAGCTCGAAAAACTATTCAAGATCAATATGAATAATTAAATTTACGTTTACGGAAAAAATATTTAAATAATAATAAGGGATATATTCTTTATGAAAAAAATCAACTACCTTAACTACTGAGTGCGGACCAGTTACATATGAAAGAACAAGATTCCGTTATTATAATCAAAAGTAGTATAAATATAAATATTTATTTTTATTAGATGTAGAAATAGGACGAAAACCTTATCAGCGTTTACATCTTGATTTATATTTTAAAATCTTAAAAGAATTAGATAGTGGAAAACCCTACCAGGATATTTTAGATAAATATAATTATTCAGAAATTTCACTAATAACAATTTTAAACATTAATTGGAGTATTAATTTGTAAGATTTGATATATAATTTTGATAAGAAAAAAATAAAGTATAAATGTAAATATTTAAATGCCGCGGCTGTTGAGGATACATACAGTAATACTTCTAACTATAATAATAACAAATTAGTAAAAGTACAATCATATTGTTATACCCACACCTGTTTTAATGAAAACGATTAATCAATAACCGAAAAGTATTAAAAGATAAAAACTTATATATGATTTTAAATTAAAAATATGAAAATGAATTAAAGGATTATGATCAAAAATTATATAACTTTTTAAATCTCAATTATAAATTAAGAGATAAAAGGCTTATTATTTTTGAGGATTTATAGGCTGCCAAGTTGAATCCCAAATTTTAAATAATATTAAGTATTTAAGTCATATAGTAAAACAAATTTTTAAGTATATTTATCAAAGATAAATGGATGTATTCATCATCTAAATGTTTATTTTAATAATATAGACATTTAAAAATATTTCTCAACAACCACATAATTTATTCCATCCTCTTAATTTGAATACTTTTTTTCTTTTTTAAATCGTAGTATAATTAAATCATAAATAAAAATAGGAAGTAGGGATTATAAATGGAAGATAAAAAGCAATTTAATTATTGAGAAGAAGATGAAAATGATTCATCATATATTGATCCTGCCAAAAGGCCTACTTCAATTGAAAAAAATAAATTAGATATTGATGATTATTGGATTAAAGTTGAAAGAAAAAAAACACCCGAATCAATAGAAAGTTTAGGGCAAAAATTTGATCAAGATAAAGAATTAGAACTATTGGATGATATAAATATTAATAATGATAATAAATTTTCAAATGATGAATCTCAACCTTTATTTAATACAAATGAATTACAGAATCGTTGAAATAATATTAAAAATAATGCCGTTCAAGAGAAAATGTCAGCTTTAAGAGAACGTGCCCAAGAACCATTAGTGACAGGAAAAAGAAAATATAGTTTTTTTATTCCAGATTCATTAGATGATTTAGTTAAAAAACCAGAAATTGTTCTTGATGCTACTCCACGAGTATGAGATTTCAATATTCCTTTTCAGGGATATAATAATCATGATAATAAAAATACTTTGCCAGTTAAAGAAGATGAAACTGTTGAATTAAAGCCATTTGATTTAGATAATGAACAAGCAAACGAAATTAAATGTAATAATAATTTTAAAATTTCTGAAAGTGAGACAAGCGAAGATAATGATTATGATCAATTAGATTTACCTTTGGATGAACCCCAAGAGAATCTTTCGGTTAATTCGTATTTAAATCGTGTTCGAAATAATATTGCTGCTAGTAAAAAAGAAGCTATTTTTATTAACGACGAAGATGTTTTAGACCCAAATAATCTAACAACAGCTCAACGATTACGATTATTAAAAGCAGCTAACGATCCAAGTAATAAGGAACGAGAAATGCTTTTAAAAATGAAACTAAACAGCACAAATGGCATTGGGGCCCTTGGTCAGGTTGTAAAAGAACGTTTACAACAAGTTAACTCTGGGAAAATTGAATTAGTAGAAGATAATAATGACGAATCATAAAAAATATTAGTAGGGGGAAAGATAATGTTTTTAGGTAGTAATAATTTTACATTTATTTTAATTGCAGTCTTATTTTTATTTCATCTTATTTTTATTTTTTATATTTGATTAATGTATCGTAATATGATTATGCCAACCCCATTTCAAAATAATAGTTCTAATAATAAAATGCAAGCTATCGAAATTGCCGAAAAATATTTAATTCAAAATAATATCACAAGTTTAGAATTAAAATATAATCTTAAAAATTATTCAATTGATAAAATTTATCAAAATAAAATTCTTTTAATTAATGATTTATCAATTAATAATGTCAATTTGTCTTTAACTGGATTAGGAATAGATTATGTTTTAGGAAAAGTTTTTTTTGGATCAGAATTATTTAAAAAAAATTCAACAATAAAATCAATTAGGTTTTGATTATTTCAAGCGCCAAAATTATTTTTACTTCTATTTTATTTTTTTATTTTACTAAATATTATTTTTGTAATAATTGTTAATGTTAAACCAAGTATTTTAGAAAATGAAATAATAAATATTATTAATAAGTATCAATTAATTAGTTTGTTCCCAATTTTAATGGGAGGATTATATTTAGTTTCCCTTGCAATGAGTCCAAAGCTGAAAGAAAACTTAGAAAATCTTTATGAAAGTAAAATGAAAAATTTTGTGCGAGAAGAATTCCCAGATTTTTTTGGGGATTGACTTAATGCCCGATTATATGCACGTAGTAATCGTTTTACATACTTAGTTGGATATAATTTTTTCTTTAAATATAATTATAAATATACAGGGCCATTTGGTTTATAAAAGAGGAGAGAAGATGAAAGTTATTTTTCATATTGATATGAATAGTTTTTTTGCTAGTTGTCATGAAGCAATCACTCCGGAATTTCGTGGTAAACCACTTGTTGTTTCTTCACCATCACGCCGGGCAATTGTTTCAACAGCTAATTATCAGGCTCGTAAATTTGGAATTAATAGTGCAATGCCTTTATACAAGGCAAAAGAATTATGTAAAGATTTAATTGTTGTTGATCATAATTTTAATTTGTATGTAAATTTTGCCCAAAAGCTTTTTGATTTTATTTGTGAAAACTACACGACTAAAATTGAGGTAGCTTCAATTGATGAGTGTTATATTGATGTGACTGATATTTATCGTAAATATCAGAGTGTCAAAAATTTAGCGTATGATATGCAAAAAAGGGTTTTTAAAGAATTAGGTTTACCAAATAGTATTGGGATTTCATATAATAAGTCATTAGCTAAAATTGGTAGTGATTTTAAAAAACCAATGGGAATAACTTTAATTAAAAAGGAAGATGTTCCAAAAATAATTTTTCCTTTGGCGGTAACAAAATTATTTGGCATTGGTAAACAGACCGCAACTCAATTAGAAAAATTAGAAATTTATACAATAGGTGACTTGGCACATTATGGAGATGTAGATTTTTTAGAAAAAATACTCGGAAGTAATGTGCATAACTTAATTTCTAAAGCCCAAGGAAAAGGAAGCGATGAATTAAATTATGATAATAATCGTTTAAAATCAGTTGCTAATGAAACAACTCTTGAATATGATTTAAGTGATTATGAAGAAATCAAAGAGAAAATATTTTTATTAGCAAAGCATGTTTGTCAGCGAGTACGTAAGCGAACTTTAATTGGCAATGTTATATATGTTACATTAAAATATAGTAATCATCAACGTCATTCAAAGCAAATAAAATTATCAACATATACCTGTGAAGATGATAAAGTTTATTCAATTGCAATTAGTCTTTTTGAAAAATTATGAAATGGTGAAGGAATTCGCTTAATTGGAGTTGGAATTAAAGGGATTATTAGTAAATATGATTTGAAAGAACAACTGAGTATTAATAATTTTGAAACAGCAAGACCTTTATCGGAAACTAATAAATTAATAAATAGTTTAAATAAAAAATACCAAAAGGATTTATTAATGACAGGAGAAAGATTAGAAGAAATGAAATATATTTTACAAGAACAAACAAAGTATATTCAATCTGATAGTCGAACTTTGGATGATACAAAGAAAAAAAGGAGACAATAGTATGAAGGGGAAAATAATATTACCAGATGAAAAAATAAAAAAACCAACAAATATTGAAGGCATTTATTTAATTAAAAATTACATTACTAATAAAAATATTTTAATAGGG
The Spiroplasma chrysopicola DF-1 genome window above contains:
- a CDS encoding DUF3237 domain-containing protein, which produces MITALSLTISAGTFKGSIYQLNPDGTVKAQIVDHGLDSIVRSLVQLKDGTILASSYNSIYQLNPDGTVKAQIVDHWFDSTVRSLVQLSNGTILMANSTGNIYQLNDE
- the dinB gene encoding DNA polymerase IV, with amino-acid sequence MKVIFHIDMNSFFASCHEAITPEFRGKPLVVSSPSRRAIVSTANYQARKFGINSAMPLYKAKELCKDLIVVDHNFNLYVNFAQKLFDFICENYTTKIEVASIDECYIDVTDIYRKYQSVKNLAYDMQKRVFKELGLPNSIGISYNKSLAKIGSDFKKPMGITLIKKEDVPKIIFPLAVTKLFGIGKQTATQLEKLEIYTIGDLAHYGDVDFLEKILGSNVHNLISKAQGKGSDELNYDNNRLKSVANETTLEYDLSDYEEIKEKIFLLAKHVCQRVRKRTLIGNVIYVTLKYSNHQRHSKQIKLSTYTCEDDKVYSIAISLFEKLWNGEGIRLIGVGIKGIISKYDLKEQLSINNFETARPLSETNKLINSLNKKYQKDLLMTGERLEEMKYILQEQTKYIQSDSRTLDDTKKKRRQ